gtttgtgttcctgatgttgctgaactccgaaagagtattctggaagaagaacaccgtagtggattaagtattcaccctggtgctaccaagatgtataaTGATTTGAAAAagatgttttggtggcctggaatgaagaaagaaattgctgaatttgtattctcttgtttgacgtgtcaggagtcaaaggttgaacatcagaatccatctggatttatgcaaccgatgtttattcttgaatggaagtgggatagcatatcaatggattttgtttctggtttgccgaggactgttaagaattgtgaagctatctgggtggTTGTGGACGGGTTGACGAAGTTTGCGCATTTTATaccagtgagaatggattattcaatggagaagttggctcaattatacattgagaaaatatttagcctacatggtattccttcaagtatcgtgtctgACAGAGACCCGAGGTTTACGTCGaggttttgggaaggtttgcagaaggctttgggtaataagttgagattgagttctgcttatcattcgcagacggatggacagactgagaggacaattcaatcgttggaagatttgttgcgtgcttgtgtgctggaaaaaAAGGAgttgcttgggatagttatctgcctttgattgagtttacctacaacaacagtttccattcgagtattggtatggcccAATTTGAAGCGTTCTATGGTAGAAGATGTCGAACtccgttgtgttggtatgaatctggtgagagtgctgtgatcggACCGGAAATTATACAActgactacggagaagattaagatgattcaaaagaagatgaaggcttctcagagtcgtcagaagagttatcatgaaaaaaaggaggaaaacacttgagtttcaagagggagatcacgtgtttatgagggttactcctatgacgggtattggtcgagctttgaagtcaaagaagttgactccgcgcttCATTGGACCGTTTCAGATTTATGAGAAAGTGGGAGAAgtagcttatcgtattgctttgccGCCGATACTTGCAAATTTGCACGACGtatttcatgtatctcagttAAGGAAGTACGTTGCGGACCCATCCCATGTGATTCAAGTAGATAATGTACAGGTGAAGGATAACTTAACCGTTGAAaccttacctgtgaggattgaagatcggaaactGAAGcagttgcgtggcaaggagatagtcttggtcagagtagcttggggaggactgGCTGACGGGAAtgtcacctgggagttagaaagccagatgaaagactcCTACCTGTagctctttgcttgaggtatgttttcgaggacaaaaactcttttagtgggggagagttgtaacatctcaaaatttcttatttaattaatttaattaagtttttaattaattaatttaaattagcatTTTTTTggaattatgtggaaagaaataataaaatgtagtgttgggccattcGTGAAGTTAGCAGTGTGGGGGGTGTAAtgtgaaggagcccattactaaGCTATTttgtgttttcataaaataaggaaaagaggaggaagaaaattagaacgtgaaaaggaagttgtgagaagaggagttgaagaacgtgaaagagaaccaaagaggaagaagacccaatTCAAGAACTTGGCTAacgtaaggggggacttatctggttAACATCTATTATCAGGTTAGGGGCTGGTAGcatagaatagatgtagaattcgtatcgattgagtcatatgatagagttAGGGATTTGAGACAATTTGGATGATGATTGATAAATTATGTGTAAATGCTTGTTTGTGATGTTTTGTTATGTTTGAatgtgttgttgaggcatgaaataacatggaataattgtgaattgattctgtttttcgtgtatggtcgaaatgattcgatttgggttgtgttggatggaaataagCTCCTGTCCAAAGTGCTTTTTTTGCTGTTACAGGTGATGTAGCCGGTTACGGTCGGGCTTGTAACCAGTTACGGTTGTGaaaaaatggggtttttgggctggttacgagttcgtaaccggttacggtgttgttcgtaaccggttaTTGTCAAGCAAAAATAATAGCGAATAGAGTTACGTCAAGGGTAACCAGTTACTGTttccttgtaaccggttacggctgaaactgtttttgaaaatttgttcttcgtaacccgttacactttttctgtaacccgttacactgaaggtttttgaaaaatgaatcattttggaaaactcataacttttgaaccgttggttcGTTTCGTGTGCcatttcgagctaaacgaaccttgtgaaataatctatgtgatgattaatgatgtgattgtgattgaatgattcatatatatatatataaacatgcttgatgatgatgatgatgattatgatgaaatgagtattttgatgatgttactcatagacttgaagATGGTATAatgatgttcatgtatgtttgcattcattcatattcattgttgatgttttatccatgatgatgtgttggatcagtaaagagcatgattcccattgtatggaatatgtgctggcagggtcgtattcttgatgatgttggatcggtcatgagTTATTcctatttgatgatgttggtaccacatgcatagtgtcagttcatacatatgcatattcttataacatgattggatgttcttccagtgttataaatattgatgatgtgttggttgtttatgatgatgagacttgtctgaatgtctgtttatgaaacgaTTTGGTAAATAATtgcaactatgatgtgttattgctttataaccttataacaattgttaattatgatgagactcacccttatatgttgtcattttcagattgaggatagcggttgttcgactcggtgaggattagctcatgagtcagttgttagttagcgtcaggtgtcatcctctgatatttgtaacactggggacgcgatgttttagAGTATTTGTTTTGTAACtctggttatgttttgatgttttgaaggatgagttttaaagatgttaaacttaatccgtatgatttaatttccgctgtgttaacattaaatgtttttaattgatgatgactgcctcagtgaatgcatgacataactgAACAATGTTTAATAAATTAttgaatgcatgacataactgaacgatgtttaataaattattgaattgtgacacccttgttttcatgtactctgaatgaatttatttaatttgccgcggggcttagaagggtgttacagcaaGCAcatagatatatattttttaactttaattttacattcaattttaattaataatttaaattattaattaattatactaCAAATTTATCAAAGTAATAAAGAGGCCTAAAATAATAAAGAGCatgaaattattaataattaaaaggaattaaattaaattgagtATCATGATAATTTATGGTTCCAAAATATtaatagacttttttttttttggctttataccaccggtttagtccggttcgggggcgagttctggcatcaagtggttccatccccctcccgatcgcagttgcgggggatcgaaccatggttctccctaccaagtccagcgccaatcaccactgggcCAACTAACGATTAGTTAAATATTAATAGACTTTAGATGACATatctttatcacaaaaatataattatcaggagagttaatttattattattaacaccATTAAGTTAAATGGACAATTATTTTAAGGCACAGGAAGTATATTATTAATGacaagttttattttgaaattaatgactaaattttaatatatatttttaataaatgggGATCGGTTTCtttaatctaaataattttatttttaatccatatataaattaaaatgtttttcaaTAAActatttcaattaaataattttgtgCTTCTTTTTTATATTCTTATTATATTGATTGTTAGCGggacatgaaattattgatcaaaatattaattattaacagAACATAGAGTTActgaacaaaataattttttattaattgtatcttcaattattattttttcacgaataaccaaatatttttctattaaaaaatataaatctaaaacaaatgcgcgtctcgtaccagaacccgtgcgaacgcaggGGTTTGTTACTAATATTGTTCATGTGGTGGCTGGATCTAGAGAAATTTTTGGTAAATTCGTGCTACGTTTGGTTGCGTGTTCTTCTAtagaattttattttactaaaagtATTTGAAgcatcatttaaaatattttaccatTTTTGAACATTTtaatatcaaatatcaaatatttatAGAATTCAAAAAAGTTTCCAGCATTTGCAATCCAGAATATTAGATTAAACCTTCCATCTATATgattaaatgaaaataatatgggcataaaatataaattaaattaataagaaaacaaaaatcaCATTCccgaaaacaaaaaacaaaaaacaaacttaCATCAAAACAACCTaaatattattcttaattaaatgacctaaaaacaaaaaatttagaaCCAGATAAACTAACTCAATTCCTACCACCATCCCTGGTATTCACGGGAGCATTTGGTAATATTGAAAATAGATTCTAATTTTTCAATGGATATCAAAGGAACTCTCAAACCTAAACAATAAACAGGTACAGGTTCGCTGTATAATATAATATCTAATTtcaaatctaaattaaaaattcCCAATCGCATCTCATTTTCATACTCAATAAATTTTTGAGCATTGAGTTTGATTAAATTGTTCCCGTAGAATACGACAGACCTAAGAAAATTGGTAGTCCTGCCATATAATTTATGGGATATTATATCCACTGCACCAAATTTATTACCTTTATAAGAAGAAATTGCATGGACCATGCCCATATACTCGTTGTCGTTGTTCGGGTTTCTCACAGAAATATTGAGCTTAAAATTATAGTATAAAGTGTTGTCACTTGTGAAATTGAACTCAGTGATTGAGGCATCGGCTATGATGAACTCCATTTGTGAATGACCTTCCAAAGCGATAGAGATAATAAACCATAGTGCCCAGCAAAAAGCTAACAAAAGTACAAAAAGGATAACTCCCAAGAGTTTGGAGGTTCCATCAACAGTGTCTTGTGATAACTTGGAGGGTGAAGGTTTATGGGACATTGCGGGAGTTATTATTATTTCTGATTCAGAATAATTGTTTATTGAAGAGTTATGGTGCAACATATTTATTACAGCACGAGTTACTAGGGTTTCTGATTAACAACCTATGACTTAATCCTAAATAATAGGATTTATTTGGcactcactaatgcctttatttggcactctgcatatagcgttcactgcatataacattgcatcctcaaaagcgtagcatatccatcaaaatggagcattacgccatagaaaaattcaaacatgcatacaaagcataagccagataatacaaatcatcactcaatcaagacaacgatacttccccacataaaaagttgtccttacaaactccgattgatatctgccaCTACATTATaaatctccttatgccacggtgccgatacctggtatccttaatccccaaaagaagtctcatattTTCTCTCTAGTATGGGtcggacacaatgtctttcttcgtcagaatcattgtcttgtcgtggttatttcccgtgtgctgcgtgcaaattagagtgcgaatgagggtgggcattcaacccatctcatttttcaatcgtttgaataaccatacttggtgtgtggtaattcgaacgattgccactcttgaagagttacaccccgcctttggcctgagggattaatgtaattcttatgcttcgcaagcatcaacatcttcgtgattatgtcttttgattgagtctagtcgtcactagccTCCGTGGTgccttcccccgtatgggaaaacttttcaggtccaacccccgtgttatgaatcctttgccttccgactttcgaaccctttcaaagcccagttcccaacctggcaaacccttttaaagcccagttcccaacctggcaagCCCTTttaaagcccagtttccaacctggcaaaccatttcaaaaccaatttccttctccaaaccccgatgttgagtcgtagatcgcacgaggtctattcccttgctgtcctgaagatcgtacgagatcctctcctgttgtcgagtcgatgttgagtcatagatcgcacgagatctttttcctttctgtcctgaagatcgtacgagatcctctcctgttgtcgagtcgatgttgagtcatagatcgcacgagatctttttcctttcagtcttgaagatcgtacgagatcttctcccgatgttgagtcatagatcgcacgagatcttttccctttcagtcctgaagatcgtacgaggtcttctcccgatgttgagtcatagatcgcacgagatcttttcctttctgtcctgaagatcgtacgagatcctctcctgttgtcgagtcgatgttgagtcatagatcgcacgagatctttttcctttcagtcctgaagatcgtacgaggtcttctcccgatgttgagtcatagatcgcacgagatcgtttccctttcagtcctgaagatcgtacgaggtcttctcccgatgttgagtcatagatcgcacgagatcttttcctttctgtcctgaagatcgtacgagatcctctcctgttgtcgagtcgatgttgagtcataggtcgcacgggatctttattctttcagtcctgaagatcgtacgagatcttctcccgatgttgagtcatagatcgtacgagatcttttttttctttcagtcctgaagatcgtacgagatcttctcccgatgttgagtcatagatcgtacgagatcttatcttttcagtcattgtttcatacaaccattctctttgaaaacatGTATTGGCACCTCGGCTATGTTACATActaccaccattcaaatccattattCACTGTATATttctccaccagaaaaacaaaataaattctctttccccaacagatatcaaaacaaaacaaaaaataaggataacacttacaccatcttctctttaggacaaatttctggtactttgatatttaatcttcttctacctcgaatgttcgaaaggctggcgtcaatctcacattcaggtttaagacgattaaataggggcagctgtcataccccaaatttgtcctacccccttAATTTCTAAATGGTCCAGGCTTATGCATCTCATAATCATGTACATACCTCCTATTAGGTCATtaacatgtcatgcattcattcactaactaaaacatctaaaagaACGGGATCAATGATCTTGATGTGGTAAGGTTTCGCTATTGCTTTGAGACTCTCATCCTCATTCAGATTACAAAGGCCATTCTTCATCCGGGAtaagaattagggtttatttccctacttGGATCTTTGGTCAAATTCAACCAAAGAAGGTTGACTTTTTGACCATATTTTTGGATCATCATCGTTGGGTTTGTTATTCAAGTGTCAAAGAGGAATTGATTCAGTTGGCTAATTCAAGAAGCAGTACAAAAGTCAATATATAAAAAGTGtccaaagtttttgttttgacaaTTATCTTGGTAAATTCACACCATGATCATGAGATTCTATGCAAAACATCTACCAAAGAAGATGAGGACTTCGAATTCAAGTTATAAAGAGAATTCTCTTTAAAGGTTCGAAGTGTTCCATTACAAACAATGTTATGTTACATTACCAAGGTCATTACAAACAATGTTATGTTACATTACCAAGGTCATTACAAAATCAAAAGCGGAATTACAAGGAAAAGAGTTACTAGAAATTACAAGAAAAATACAAATTTGTAACTACTGATCATTTGACTTTCTGTTTACTACATCCTAAGCCTATTCTACAATCCTTGACTTAATCTCCAAATTCCTCCTTAAGCTTTCACTTTACTTCAAACTCTGATGTGTACCAAACTTACAAGCTTTGAATCCAACACCCCAGGCCATGCCCTTCTTCAAATCCCATAACCTGCATACCGAACCTGCACCATtagacaaaacaaaaaaaactacaTCACATAAACTTGCTGCTGCCAAACAGCCACTAAAAATAACACAGAGGCAGCCCTGCATTTCAAACAGTCCAAACTTACCCACCAAAATTCACATACAAACCATATCACACAACTAGTTTCATTCAAAACAGTTCCACAAACTAAACCATACAAAACCACTACTAAATCATTTCCAATTATTTCTAAACCTTCCAAAACCATGTTCAAATTAACCACTAACAGTTATATCCTAACTGTTGCAAAACTGAATCTTTACCATACATTCTAACTCACCCCATTTACCCATTAGTTGTTCATCCTGGTGCAGTAACAAAAACCCACAATCTTCCAAGTCTGTTGCAACCTACATATCAAACAGTAGCACACAACAACACCAAACAAATGTGCATCAGTTCAGAATTGAGATAACGGAATAGTTGTAACAGAGAATCCGGAAAGGAAAAAGAGAATCTCGTTTACCTCGTAACAATTTCGGTCTCAGCCTTTAATCAGTAACTAATACCTCTAACACATTTCTTCAAAACCACCTGCATCATACATCGAACCGCGACCACATCAGAAGTTTTCCACAAGCAGTGCTGCACCAACAGAGCCAACATACATGATACATCATTCATGACACTCAGTAACCAGTTCCAAAACCAACATCTAGCCACCTTcctagtttttttaaataaaaaaactttcAGATTCTTTCTAGTTATTCAGCCCACTTACAATTACTCATTGTCCAAATTCACTCCAACTGACTATTAACTAACATAACAGAGTGCTAACAGTTTTGTAATAGAAAAGGCTAACTGAGTTCTAACAGTTTGCTATCAACAGAATTCAAACAGAAAATAACTAAACACTTAACCCTTTTCAAACTGATTCAACCAACTCCCAACTTGTTACCATTTCCAAACTGTCTCAACAGACTTCTAACTGATTTAACTAAATCCTAACAAACTTTCCAACATCAACTCCTATAACTAACCTAACTCTCATAACCATCAGTAACAGAAAAAGCATCCGTAACTAACTACCTAAGAGTCCTAACAGCATATAACAGAAAGAACAGAAGTAACTAACCTCATTTTTTCAGAGTCAATCTCGGCCCTCCATTGCTCATAACCGCTTCTCTCGATCCAATGGCTCACATGTCACACTCTTCTCTTCTAACTAAATTCATCTGACTTTGATCCTCTATATAACAACCTCACGCATCTACTTCATTTTTCGTCTCCTCCACCACACTCACACttcactcatcatcatcttcttctcatcttctccaaTTCTTCACTTCTCACTCTCCATAATTCACTTCACCTTCAAGTTCTCTCACCATTGCTCTTCCTCTCTTCACTCATCAACCATAACCACCACACTCTCTCCACTTAATCACCATCTTCACCTCACTTCTCACACTCTCAAaccttcatcattcatcaaaccTCAACGCTCCTTCACttaccttcatcttcttctaccATTGATGACTTCCCATCCTTCAACACTCCATGTCCTTGCTTCTTCTCCAATTGAATCTAACAGAAACCAAAAAAAGAGAGGTTCAGAAGAAGaatagaggaagaagaagaagaaaatagagaGGAAAAGATCAGCAAAAGAGAACCTGCGCAACCTGAGAAATTCGTCACGACgatttcatcatcttcatcgcaaCGGTCTCCAGCAAATGTATCCTCACGTTCCATTCCTTCAATCTTCTACGCTTTCTCTGCACAAACGCAACAACTCATCTCTGAACGAATTCTCCATCAACATTCATCGCCTCTGCATTTTCAACAACAAATAATCAACGTCATCATCATCGCTTCAACGCTCACAGTAACAGAAAAttcaaagaagaagaggaaggaagaaCACGAGCGAAGAATGAAGCGGTTGAAATTTACCTAAAGAATgcgcgtttatttcgccaagcTAGCCGGAGCTCcatctcttttattttctctCCATTTGCGCCGGTGAAGCAACGCCAGAGTATCTCTAACCGTGAGGATCGAACGAAGTTGAATCGGAGATGAGAAACCAAGATTTCGGTCGGAGAAGACGAACTTCTTCGCCGTATCACCACCGCGCCGCCGTCGGAGGGAGCGAGAGAAAGAGAACGAGAGTGAGGGAGTTGAATCCGTGGAAGGCGAAAGGTCATAAAActcaaccctaatccccttttattttcttcaatttaatgtttaattaattagcaTAAGATTTGTTAATCGacattttattagatttaattaggaTCAATTAGATAAAATCAAATACTAACTGTCATTAGTCTGAATAATTGGTGATTAATTGAATAAAACTTGAATCCTGATCCATGATACCTTGGGCCTGCAACAAGTTCGTACCCACACCCCCTGAAGGCCCATTGCACCGTTTTTTGCAAGCAAATCTGAACAAAAACAGTATGTTTGGGCCTTATGACTGAATCTGGCGCTGCACCCCTGCCATGGCCCATCCGTCCTTTTTGGTATAAAGCAAACTGTAACAAAAAACCACCTTGGGGCCTCCCTGTTGAGCCCAGCATCCAGATTGCTCATCATGCCCCATTAATTCGGTTTACACCCCTGAGTTCACTTTCTTTTAGTTTTCATTTTTCACTCTTTAGGTAATAGAAAAATagcaataaaaatcaataaaaccttTTAACATTTTGTTAGTTTTTCTAGTAATTGTTGACGTAAAAAACTTTCATTAAAAGGTCATAAATACTAATTCCTTAATTAGAGTTTAGGCTAGTTTAATGTTGACATTAGTTGATTGAATTCTTTCGTATAAAACTcgtaaaaatagtagtttttaggGTATTTTTTGCACTTGTTTTTGATTTGTTTCTTATACGCTTTTGTGTTATTTTATAATTGTCGTGTGATTTTCTTACTTGTTGATTTCGGCCTATAACTTTGGCCTATATTGTTAATATCATTTGTACGCTCCTTTAGAATCGATTCCATTTTCATGTTAACATAACCTTAGGTAGATAATCCCTTGTACATAAACAATAataacatagatttagaaattaggaatagtctcccactttttcattctttttcttttacaacttaaaacatctaaaaatatcaaaataaaatccctttaaaacatacaaagaaaatacttaaaacactaataatcaaagtgaaaattcttaaaaagggaatggaagcttgaacatcccttgcttaagggaatgttcgagtgcttggatctcccttgcttaagggtaccattcaggcgtaagttcccaacttctaaaaaacaccaaccaaagagtaactcgagtttcccttgcttaagggacttcctcgaaacgctcaaaatcactctctcacctcctttcttaagggcattgttatctccgctctattgcatcctaggctgtccccttatgcaagagcacgagcgttaactccgcccaactaaaaaacacaaaaacaaacagaaaatcgtgagccgaactacggcgctctgattcctgaaaaggatacgtaggcatcaagtcgcggggcttgaacgagcacatttgtaaataattccttcttttccccgta
The Vicia villosa cultivar HV-30 ecotype Madison, WI linkage group LG6, Vvil1.0, whole genome shotgun sequence genome window above contains:
- the LOC131613754 gene encoding NDR1/HIN1-like protein 10; amino-acid sequence: MSHKPSPSKLSQDTVDGTSKLLGVILFVLLLAFCWALWFIISIALEGHSQMEFIIADASITEFNFTSDNTLYYNFKLNISVRNPNNDNEYMGMVHAISSYKGNKFGAVDIISHKLYGRTTNFLRSVVFYGNNLIKLNAQKFIEYENEMRLGIFNLDLKLDIILYSEPVPVYCLGLRVPLISIEKLESIFNITKCSREYQGWW